GACCGGCTGACCGGCGACTACAACGAGTTCTGGGACCAGCGCAACTACCTCGACGACGTGGACCGGATCGAGGCTTCGGTGCTGTCGGTGCACGGGCTCAACGACTGGAACGTCAAGACGCGGCAGGCTGCGCAGTGGTACCGCGCGCTGCGCGAGCAGGGGGTGCAGCACCGGATCTGGTGGCACCAGCAGGGCCACCGCGATCCGATCGGGCTCAGGAAGCAGGAGTGGCTGCGCACGTTGAACCGCTGGTTCACGCACTACCTGCACGGCGTTGCCAACGGGGTCACCCACGAGCCCAGGGCGACCATCCAGCGGGCCGACGGCAGCTGGCACCGGGAGTGGGAGTGGCCCGCCCCCGCGGCACGGGACGTCTCGCTGACTCCGACCCCGGGCGGTGACGCCCGGGGAGGACTGAGCCCGCGCGGGCGAACCCCCGGAAACGTGGTGGAGACGCTCCGGGACGACGCGAGCGTGCCCGCCGGGGAGCTGGCCCGTGCCCGGAGTTCACCGCACCGGCTGAGCTACTTCACCCGCGGTGTGCCCCGCCCCGTGCGGATCAGCGGCACCGCGCGGGCCGAGCTGGCCCTGTCCTTCGACAGCCCCGCGGCCAACGTGACCGCGATGCTGGTCGACCGCGCCCCGGACGGTTCGATCGAACCGATCACGCGGGGGTGGACCGACCCGCAGAACAGGAGGTCCGTCGAGCGCAGCGCTCCGATCGAGCCGGGGAAGCGGTATCGGGTGAACGTGGAGATGATGCCGGACGACTACGTGCTCGACAGGGGGCATCAGCTCGGGCTGGTCGTGCTGTCCAGCGATCACGAGTACACGCTTCGCCCCGCCCCCGGGACAGAGCTGAGTCTCGACCTGGCGGGGAGCAGCCTGGTCGTGCCTGCCGTGGCGGGCCGGGGAGTGTTCCGGTAGCTCTGGGCCGGAACGGCCGGTGCGGTGGCCGAATCGGCGCTGAGCACTTTTCACGCGGGAGCGGCCCGGCGGAGCGAGCGGCTCCGCCGGGCCGCTTCTCGTGTGCCACGCGCCCGCGTCCTGCCGGGACAGCGGGCCGGTGCTCGTCCACAACGCTCGGATGCGTCCACAGCTTTGCGAACCGCGGATCTCGTCCCCGGCGCCTTCCGCCGATGCGGGAAGTATGAGTTCTTCGGCGAAACAGCAAACCGTACACCTTTCCGACCCGGCCGAGTTCGTGGCCGCCGTCCCACATCTGCTCGGGTTCTACCCGGAGGAGTCGCTGATCGTCACGACGCTGCACGGGGCGCCGGGCGCGACGCGACTCGGGTTCACCGCACGAGTGGACCTGCCCGCCGAGGGCAGACGTGCCGAACTGGCCACCGAACTGGTGCGGGGGCCGATCGCCCGCGACGAACCGACGGGAGTGCTGCTGGCCGTGGTCGGCGGACTCCTGTCCGGAGGGGGCGAACGCGCGGTGCCCCCCTCCGGGGAACCGGCCTCCGCGGACGGCGGGGCTCCCGCGCCACCACACAGCGAACTGATCGGGTTCTTCCACGACGCCCTGTACGAGGCGGACCTGTCCCTGACCCAGGCCCTCTGGACACCGGAGATCAGCAAGGGGTCCCCGTGGTACTGCTACACCGACGGGCGCAGCGGAAGAACGCCCGACCCGAAGGCGTCTCCGCTGGCGGCGGCGCTGGCCCTCTCCGGCACGGTGACCTTCCCCAGCAGAGCGGAGCTGGCCGAGTCGGTGGCTCCCGAGTCCGCGGAGACCCAGGACCGCTGGTCAGCGCGGCTGAACCTGCTGCAGGACGACGCGGAGCCGCACCGGGGTGCGGCCGACATGTGCAGCGCCGACGTCGAGACGGTGTTCGCCGCGATCCGTCGTACGGCACGCGAGGAGGCGTTGACCGAGGAGGACCTGCTGCGGGTGCTCGTCGCGCTGTCCGACTACCGGGTGCGGGACCTGGCGATGGGAAGCGCGCTGAGCACCGAGGCGCGTGCTGCGGAGCAGCTCTGGCTCACCCTGGTGCGCAAGGCGCCGGAGCCCGAGGTCGCGGATGCGGCGGTGCTGCTGGCCTTCTCCGCCTACCTGCGCGGGGACGGGGCGCTGGCAGGGGTCGCGCTGGAGCGGGTGGAGCGGACCCGCCCTGCGCACCGCCTCGGTGAGCTGCTGCGCAGGGCGTTGGACACCGGAATCGGCCCGAGCGCGTTGTCGGTGATAGTGCGGGACACGGTCGCCGACGCGCAGGCGATGATCGAGCAGGAGGAGTGCTGACCGGGACGACGCCAGGGACCACGAGGTCCTAGCGGGCGCGGTCGAGCACGAAGTTCCACGCGTCGCGCACGATGTCCTCGA
The sequence above is a segment of the Actinopolyspora saharensis genome. Coding sequences within it:
- a CDS encoding Xaa-Pro dipeptidyl-peptidase, whose protein sequence is MWRARTALLSAVVVLPLLGVPTASADPAPEPSAPVVEDGAAQPVFDPSKAVRRDLFVTAGVDSDHDGRDDRVHVQVVRPEGTERGMRVPVVYRASPYFAGGNSVSNHDVDRELYAPDRAGTRSAGTATASPRSSRAGIDWAYQRFLLARGYAVVYAESLGSGASDGCPTTGGRNETLGAKSVVDWLNGRAPGHDANGEPVRADWSTGKVAMMGVSYNGTLPNAVATTGVEGLETIVPIGAISSWYDYYRSDGAVVAPGGYQGEDADVLAKYVHTNDRDCAAVTERLRAGQDRLTGDYNEFWDQRNYLDDVDRIEASVLSVHGLNDWNVKTRQAAQWYRALREQGVQHRIWWHQQGHRDPIGLRKQEWLRTLNRWFTHYLHGVANGVTHEPRATIQRADGSWHREWEWPAPAARDVSLTPTPGGDARGGLSPRGRTPGNVVETLRDDASVPAGELARARSSPHRLSYFTRGVPRPVRISGTARAELALSFDSPAANVTAMLVDRAPDGSIEPITRGWTDPQNRRSVERSAPIEPGKRYRVNVEMMPDDYVLDRGHQLGLVVLSSDHEYTLRPAPGTELSLDLAGSSLVVPAVAGRGVFR
- a CDS encoding DUF4192 domain-containing protein, producing the protein MSSSAKQQTVHLSDPAEFVAAVPHLLGFYPEESLIVTTLHGAPGATRLGFTARVDLPAEGRRAELATELVRGPIARDEPTGVLLAVVGGLLSGGGERAVPPSGEPASADGGAPAPPHSELIGFFHDALYEADLSLTQALWTPEISKGSPWYCYTDGRSGRTPDPKASPLAAALALSGTVTFPSRAELAESVAPESAETQDRWSARLNLLQDDAEPHRGAADMCSADVETVFAAIRRTAREEALTEEDLLRVLVALSDYRVRDLAMGSALSTEARAAEQLWLTLVRKAPEPEVADAAVLLAFSAYLRGDGALAGVALERVERTRPAHRLGELLRRALDTGIGPSALSVIVRDTVADAQAMIEQEEC